In Lentilitoribacter sp. Alg239-R112, the following proteins share a genomic window:
- a CDS encoding MHYT domain-containing protein → MTHNHGLIFASLLVAMMAGFTGLSLMQGASNLAILERKRILVMAAISMGTGIWSMHFIAMLGMKLSAPFFYDALITLASALVAILVVGIALIILHFIPRTTKTKLAAGMIVGLGILVMHYLGMYGIRLVQPQYSIIGIFVAIVTSTILSVSMVFISYSERRNKNIIAGTVLFGIAVFTVHFVAMMGTSFNSLEDLSVPNTWLSNEFLAMGVAISSFVISGSFLLMSVSLLPANVTKEVGTIEKKTNEDVPHTQGQHEQKAIKTNQLATPKPFKIPYEKNNSTYFIDAKDVAAVRAEGHYTILYSVNEKHFCPWSISQTTKRLSDQGFLQTHRSYLVNPVHISSFERTKDNGFLLFAAFSSFEKVPVSRSKLVEVREKLAL, encoded by the coding sequence ATGACACATAATCACGGACTAATTTTCGCATCTTTACTCGTTGCTATGATGGCGGGCTTCACAGGTCTTAGTCTCATGCAAGGCGCGTCAAATCTAGCTATACTAGAGCGAAAACGTATTCTTGTTATGGCCGCAATTTCAATGGGAACTGGAATTTGGTCTATGCATTTCATCGCGATGTTAGGAATGAAGTTATCCGCACCTTTTTTCTATGATGCGCTTATTACCCTTGCATCCGCATTGGTTGCTATTTTGGTGGTTGGTATAGCACTTATTATTTTGCACTTTATACCAAGAACAACAAAGACCAAACTAGCCGCCGGTATGATTGTTGGTTTGGGCATTCTCGTCATGCACTATCTTGGAATGTATGGCATTCGGTTAGTGCAACCTCAATATTCCATCATCGGTATTTTCGTAGCTATTGTTACATCAACTATTCTCAGCGTCAGCATGGTATTTATCTCCTATAGTGAAAGACGTAACAAGAACATCATAGCCGGTACGGTCTTATTTGGCATTGCGGTTTTCACCGTACATTTTGTTGCAATGATGGGTACAAGTTTCAACAGTCTCGAAGATTTATCAGTACCAAACACATGGCTAAGCAACGAATTCTTGGCTATGGGAGTAGCTATTTCAAGCTTTGTAATAAGCGGATCATTCTTACTCATGAGTGTTAGCCTACTCCCCGCGAATGTCACAAAAGAAGTTGGTACAATTGAAAAAAAAACGAACGAAGACGTTCCTCACACACAAGGCCAACATGAGCAAAAAGCCATCAAAACGAACCAGCTAGCGACACCAAAACCGTTTAAAATACCGTATGAAAAAAACAACAGTACCTATTTTATAGATGCCAAAGACGTGGCTGCCGTGCGCGCTGAAGGTCACTACACAATTTTGTACTCAGTCAATGAAAAACACTTTTGCCCATGGAGCATTTCACAAACAACAAAGCGACTATCCGATCAAGGTTTTTTACAAACCCATCGCAGCTATTTGGTTAATCCAGTTCACATAAGCAGCTTCGAGCGCACAAAAGACAATGGGTTTCTGCTTTTTGCTGCTTTTAGCTCGTTTGAAAAAGTTCCAGTTAGTCGCTCCAAACTCGTGGAAGTTCGTGAGAAGTTGGCGCTCTAA
- a CDS encoding MurR/RpiR family transcriptional regulator, translated as MTPKTIAEKLRDMAGGLTRAERQLSDSILKNYPVSGLGSITKVAHAAEVSTPTVARLVQKLGFSGFPDFQANLRIELDEKISGPIAKRERWANDAPEGHVLNRFTEAVIDNISQSLGDIDTAKFDATCALLSDPKRKIFVVGGRVTRTLADYFFLHMQVIRKNVTHISSSSNAWPHYLLDIDEGDIVVIFDIRRYENSTLKLAEMAREKGAQIILFTDQWQSPIGQHTEFSFSSRIVVPSAWDSNVTCMLIAEIIIAQVQETFWGETKGRMEELETMFDKTRFFRKFS; from the coding sequence GTGACACCAAAAACAATTGCAGAAAAATTAAGAGATATGGCCGGAGGGTTAACACGTGCGGAGCGCCAGCTCTCAGATTCGATACTTAAAAATTATCCGGTTTCGGGTCTTGGGAGCATTACAAAAGTTGCTCATGCCGCCGAGGTTTCCACACCTACAGTTGCGCGCCTTGTACAGAAACTTGGATTTTCCGGCTTTCCAGATTTTCAGGCCAATTTACGCATTGAATTGGATGAAAAAATTTCCGGCCCTATCGCGAAACGTGAGCGATGGGCAAATGATGCGCCCGAAGGACACGTACTCAACCGTTTTACAGAAGCTGTAATCGATAATATAAGCCAATCTCTGGGCGACATCGATACTGCAAAATTTGATGCAACCTGCGCCTTATTAAGCGACCCAAAGAGAAAAATCTTTGTCGTTGGCGGGCGAGTAACCCGTACGCTGGCGGATTATTTTTTCCTACATATGCAAGTTATCAGGAAAAACGTTACGCATATCAGTTCGAGTTCAAATGCCTGGCCGCACTATCTTCTCGACATAGATGAAGGTGACATTGTCGTTATTTTTGACATTCGCAGATATGAAAACAGCACACTAAAACTGGCTGAAATGGCACGAGAGAAAGGCGCGCAGATTATCCTGTTTACAGATCAATGGCAGTCACCTATCGGCCAACATACTGAATTCAGCTTTAGCAGCCGTATTGTTGTACCCTCGGCTTGGGATTCAAATGTAACCTGTATGCTTATTGCAGAAATTATTATAGCGCAGGTTCAAGAAACTTTTTGGGGTGAAACCAAAGGTCGTATGGAAGAACTTGAAACGATGTTTGATAAGACACGATTTTTTAGGAAATTTTCATAA
- a CDS encoding (2Fe-2S)-binding protein — MGKMHIKMKVNGEDVETLAEPRELLIHVLREKLDITGPHIGCETSHCGACTVDMDGKSVKSCTVFAAQANGSDITTIEGLGNPDKLHILQEMFKEHHGLQCGFCTPGMITRAHRLLQEIPDPTEEEVRFGMAGNLCRCTGYQNIVKSILAAAAELNAAKEAAQ, encoded by the coding sequence ATGGGAAAAATGCACATCAAAATGAAAGTAAATGGCGAAGATGTTGAAACACTCGCTGAACCTCGTGAACTTCTTATCCATGTACTACGTGAAAAACTTGACATTACAGGCCCGCATATCGGTTGCGAAACATCACATTGCGGTGCCTGCACAGTCGATATGGATGGAAAATCAGTTAAGTCATGCACTGTGTTTGCTGCTCAGGCAAATGGTTCCGACATCACCACGATTGAAGGTCTTGGAAATCCCGACAAGCTGCACATCTTACAGGAGATGTTTAAAGAACATCATGGCCTTCAGTGCGGGTTTTGCACTCCCGGCATGATCACAAGAGCACATAGACTTTTGCAAGAAATCCCTGATCCAACCGAAGAAGAAGTTCGGTTTGGAATGGCTGGAAACCTATGTCGATGTACCGGTTATCAGAATATCGTTAAGTCGATTTTGGCAGCAGCAGCTGAGTTAAATGCCGCAAAGGAGGCAGCACAATGA
- a CDS encoding aldehyde dehydrogenase family protein: MSKLLKCISPIDGSIYAERPVLNASEASHAVAVAKQAQIDWAKRPLQERIDLVMAGVAAIGKMNDEIITELAWQMGRPVRYGGEFGGFNERASYMADIAHDALADVSISNDDNFARYIKRVPHGLVLVVAPWNYPYMTAINTVAPALIAGNAVLLKHATQTLLVGERMAKAFLEAGLPQGLFQNVFLDHQTTSDLIAAKNFGFVNFTGSVGGGKAMEQAAAGTFTGLGLELGGKDPGYVMEDADLDAAVETLIDGAMFNSGQCCCGIERIYVAESLFDRFVEKAVSIVSNYKLGNPLEAETTIGPMAHKRFADEVRAQIDEAISAGAKAHIDRFAEDDGGAYLSPQILTNVSHNMRVMRDESFGPVVGIMPVRDDDEAIKLMNDSDFGLTASLWTKDVDRAQRIGDQIETGTIFMNRCDYLDPALCWTGCKDTGRGGGLSIIGYHNLTRPKSYHLKKAN; encoded by the coding sequence GTGTCTAAACTACTAAAATGTATATCCCCCATTGATGGGTCCATCTACGCGGAGCGTCCAGTTCTAAACGCATCAGAGGCTTCGCATGCCGTTGCCGTTGCAAAACAAGCGCAAATTGATTGGGCGAAACGCCCGTTACAGGAACGTATAGATCTCGTGATGGCTGGCGTTGCCGCTATTGGTAAGATGAATGATGAAATCATAACCGAGCTTGCATGGCAAATGGGACGTCCTGTTCGTTACGGCGGTGAGTTTGGCGGCTTTAACGAGCGTGCAAGCTATATGGCTGATATCGCTCATGATGCTCTTGCTGATGTATCAATTTCCAACGATGATAATTTTGCGCGTTACATTAAGAGAGTTCCGCATGGTTTAGTACTTGTTGTTGCGCCATGGAACTATCCATATATGACCGCCATAAATACCGTTGCTCCGGCGCTCATTGCGGGCAATGCTGTTTTACTAAAGCATGCAACGCAAACTCTATTGGTGGGTGAGCGCATGGCGAAAGCCTTTCTGGAAGCGGGGCTGCCGCAGGGGCTATTTCAAAATGTATTCCTTGATCATCAAACAACAAGTGATCTCATTGCTGCTAAAAATTTTGGTTTTGTAAATTTCACTGGATCTGTCGGTGGTGGCAAAGCTATGGAGCAAGCAGCTGCGGGCACATTTACAGGGCTTGGGTTGGAGCTTGGCGGTAAAGACCCGGGCTATGTCATGGAAGATGCTGATCTTGATGCGGCCGTTGAGACGCTGATCGATGGTGCCATGTTTAATTCAGGCCAATGCTGTTGTGGAATTGAGCGTATCTATGTGGCTGAAAGCCTGTTCGATCGTTTCGTAGAGAAAGCCGTTTCGATCGTATCGAATTATAAGCTTGGCAATCCACTTGAGGCTGAAACAACAATTGGGCCTATGGCACACAAGCGGTTTGCAGATGAAGTACGTGCGCAAATAGATGAAGCGATTTCTGCTGGCGCCAAAGCTCACATCGATAGGTTCGCCGAGGATGATGGTGGTGCTTATCTTTCTCCGCAAATCCTGACTAATGTGAGCCATAACATGCGCGTAATGCGTGATGAGTCATTCGGTCCCGTTGTTGGAATTATGCCGGTTCGTGACGATGATGAAGCTATAAAATTGATGAACGATAGTGATTTCGGTTTGACTGCATCTTTGTGGACAAAGGATGTTGATCGCGCGCAACGTATCGGTGATCAAATCGAAACTGGTACTATTTTCATGAACAGATGTGATTACCTCGATCCGGCTCTATGTTGGACTGGTTGCAAGGATACCGGACGCGGCGGCGGCCTTTCAATTATCGGTTATCATAATCTAACACGCCCAAAATCATACCACCTTAAGAAAGCTAATTAA
- a CDS encoding TRAP transporter large permease subunit yields the protein MSYEMIALFMFASMMLMLFTGQRVFGAIGAVGAIAALALWGTGGSDIAFSSAMKLMKWYPLLTLPMFIFMGYVLSESKIADDLYKMFHVWMGPVRGGLAIGTIGLMILISAMNGLSVAGMAIGATIALPELLKRGYDKRMVTGVIQAGSSLGILVPPSVVLVLYAMIARQPVGQLWLAGVFPGLMMAAMFMIYIYIRCRIQPELGPALSEDERDNLSFGEKMKLLRAGLLPLFIFAVMMVPFVKGWTSLVESSAVGASTAFLAAVLKGRMNRKVFEVSVRQTLAISCMFMWIILAALGFGAVFDGLGAVKAIETLFTDQLGLNPWVILILMQLSFLVMGTFLDDTAMLVIVAPLYVPLVQALGFDLVWYGVLYTITTQIAYMTPPFGYNLFLMRAMAPPEITLRDIYGSIAPFVLVMLFALTLVIVFPQIAMWLPEQVYGK from the coding sequence ATGTCGTATGAGATGATTGCCCTCTTCATGTTTGCATCTATGATGTTGATGCTTTTTACCGGTCAACGCGTGTTTGGTGCAATTGGCGCTGTGGGTGCTATTGCCGCTTTAGCTCTGTGGGGGACTGGCGGTTCTGATATTGCATTCTCATCAGCCATGAAGCTCATGAAATGGTATCCGCTCCTCACTCTGCCGATGTTCATATTCATGGGATATGTTTTATCAGAATCTAAAATCGCTGATGATCTATACAAGATGTTTCATGTCTGGATGGGACCTGTTAGGGGCGGGCTAGCGATTGGCACAATTGGGTTGATGATCCTGATTTCAGCAATGAATGGATTATCGGTTGCAGGCATGGCAATTGGTGCCACGATAGCCCTGCCAGAATTACTTAAGCGCGGATATGATAAACGCATGGTCACAGGTGTCATACAGGCAGGGTCATCACTTGGTATTCTTGTGCCGCCTTCTGTCGTGCTTGTTCTTTATGCTATGATCGCTCGCCAACCTGTGGGTCAGCTATGGTTAGCAGGGGTGTTCCCTGGTTTGATGATGGCCGCAATGTTCATGATTTACATCTATATTCGTTGTCGCATACAGCCAGAACTTGGTCCTGCGCTTAGTGAGGATGAAAGAGATAATCTGTCTTTTGGCGAAAAAATGAAGCTCCTACGCGCGGGTTTGCTGCCGCTGTTCATTTTTGCGGTGATGATGGTTCCGTTTGTAAAAGGCTGGACTTCGTTGGTCGAAAGCTCCGCAGTGGGCGCAAGTACGGCCTTTTTAGCTGCTGTTTTAAAAGGTCGCATGAACCGAAAAGTCTTTGAGGTTTCTGTTCGTCAAACGCTTGCAATTTCATGCATGTTTATGTGGATTATTTTGGCGGCGCTTGGTTTTGGCGCGGTATTTGATGGTCTTGGTGCCGTTAAGGCAATTGAGACATTATTCACTGACCAACTTGGACTAAATCCGTGGGTTATTCTAATTCTGATGCAGCTTTCATTCCTGGTGATGGGAACTTTCTTGGATGATACGGCGATGCTGGTAATCGTTGCTCCACTTTATGTGCCTCTGGTTCAGGCGTTGGGTTTTGATCTTGTTTGGTATGGCGTGCTTTACACGATCACGACCCAGATCGCTTATATGACGCCACCATTTGGTTACAATTTATTCTTGATGCGTGCCATGGCACCACCAGAAATCACACTTAGAGATATTTATGGCTCCATTGCACCATTTGTTTTGGTTATGCTGTTCGCTTTGACTTTGGTCATCGTGTTTCCGCAAATAGCAATGTGGCTGCCAGAACAGGTTTATGGAAAATAA
- a CDS encoding helix-turn-helix transcriptional regulator gives MNSPVHTNLQRDVPFLIETGSDIYSYMHELMRDYPLHNIKLFDTSGNDSNIAALIPFGSIYPNREAGNTGSNVNYFTVLKEMNSATAPSKWVLVDCNNIKLVGLCDLIFNIFSTLQDDFEVTIPSIQPDGNLCLIGFGETPIRATPTNEAIRKSMMAAHFMEKIVRIMMLCSKPDFELTSRELECIKWVAKGKTSNEIGAILSITESTVDKHVSAVCRKLNAVNRMQMIAKAVRLGVI, from the coding sequence ATGAATTCCCCCGTGCACACAAACCTGCAGCGTGACGTCCCGTTTCTGATTGAAACCGGATCGGACATTTATAGCTACATGCATGAATTGATGCGAGATTATCCACTTCATAACATAAAGTTATTCGACACAAGTGGAAATGATAGCAACATTGCAGCGCTTATTCCATTTGGTAGCATCTACCCAAATCGCGAAGCGGGCAACACTGGAAGCAATGTCAATTACTTTACTGTTTTAAAAGAGATGAATTCAGCAACTGCTCCAAGCAAATGGGTTCTGGTCGATTGTAATAACATCAAATTAGTTGGATTATGCGATTTAATCTTCAATATATTCAGTACATTACAGGATGATTTCGAAGTTACGATCCCATCTATTCAGCCAGACGGCAATTTATGCCTTATCGGATTTGGCGAAACCCCGATCCGAGCAACACCAACAAATGAAGCCATCCGCAAATCTATGATGGCCGCTCACTTTATGGAAAAAATAGTTAGAATTATGATGTTGTGTAGCAAACCAGATTTCGAACTGACTTCGCGCGAGCTTGAATGTATAAAGTGGGTCGCAAAAGGAAAAACCAGCAATGAGATTGGCGCAATCCTTTCCATTACGGAAAGTACAGTAGATAAACATGTTTCTGCCGTTTGTCGCAAACTTAACGCTGTAAACCGCATGCAGATGATCGCAAAAGCGGTTCGCCTAGGGGTCATTTAG
- a CDS encoding TRAP transporter small permease subunit, giving the protein MSFARSYIRVVDAVNYRIGRIMMYGIFVMIAILMWSSISKTFFLPSLWTLEIAQFAMVTYYILGGPYSIQMGSNVRMDLFYGEWSTKKKAQVDAITVLFLMLYLGVLLYGGLGSMAYSLGHYSDEPMQFLAGLLIGQEDVGRLERSPTAWRPYLWPIKLIMCVGIFLMLLQAISELLKDIIKLREAKSNVV; this is encoded by the coding sequence ATGAGTTTTGCAAGATCATATATCCGCGTTGTCGATGCTGTGAACTATCGCATTGGTCGCATTATGATGTATGGTATTTTTGTTATGATCGCCATTTTGATGTGGTCATCAATTTCCAAGACTTTTTTTCTGCCATCTCTCTGGACTCTTGAAATTGCCCAATTTGCTATGGTGACTTACTACATTCTGGGCGGGCCATATTCAATCCAGATGGGCTCTAATGTTAGAATGGATTTGTTCTACGGCGAATGGTCAACAAAGAAGAAAGCTCAAGTCGATGCGATAACGGTTTTATTCCTGATGTTGTATCTGGGTGTGTTGCTTTATGGCGGTTTGGGATCAATGGCTTATTCACTCGGCCATTATAGCGACGAACCGATGCAATTTTTGGCCGGGCTGTTAATCGGACAGGAAGATGTTGGGCGTTTAGAGCGCTCACCGACGGCTTGGCGACCATATTTATGGCCAATCAAACTGATCATGTGCGTTGGAATTTTTCTAATGCTGCTTCAAGCCATATCAGAACTCTTAAAAGATATAATCAAGCTGCGTGAGGCAAAATCTAATGTCGTATGA
- a CDS encoding glutamine synthetase family protein: MPGTISFDELIKLAEDGTIDTVLTCLVDMQGRLMGKRFHVSNFLESAYKETHCCNYLLATDLEMATPDGYASTSWETGYGDYVMKPDLSSIRIVPWLEGTALVLCDVLDHHTHEEIPHSPRAVLKRQVERLSALGFEAKTATELEFFLFEKSFDDIRKSGFKDLEPISGYNEDYHILQTTKEEGIMRPLRNHLVAAGIPVENTKGEAEAGQEELNIRYGLAMECAEYHTIAKHAVKEIAWQQGRAATFLPKWHHDKVGSSSHIHQSLWTKDGESAFFDKDKKYGMSDIMRHYVAGLLTHASDATYFLAPYINSYKRFAPGTFAPTKITWSVDNRTSAFRLCGEGTLGVRIECRIGGSDLNPYLAIAAQLAAGIKGIEDKLELAPPSDGDVYKSEKLEDIPTSLRAAAEMLRNSKMLREAMGDDVIDHYVRAATWEQEEFDRVVTDYEVARGFERS; encoded by the coding sequence ATGCCCGGAACCATATCATTTGACGAACTCATAAAATTGGCAGAAGATGGTACAATTGACACCGTTCTGACTTGTCTTGTTGATATGCAGGGCCGGTTAATGGGCAAACGTTTTCACGTATCCAATTTTTTGGAAAGCGCCTATAAAGAAACCCATTGCTGTAACTATCTGTTGGCAACAGATTTGGAAATGGCAACGCCGGATGGTTATGCCTCCACCAGTTGGGAAACTGGTTATGGCGATTATGTCATGAAGCCTGATCTATCATCCATTCGCATTGTTCCATGGTTGGAAGGTACAGCACTTGTGCTGTGTGATGTGCTTGATCACCATACGCATGAGGAAATTCCGCATTCACCTCGCGCTGTTTTAAAGCGTCAGGTTGAACGACTTTCTGCACTGGGTTTTGAGGCTAAAACTGCAACCGAACTTGAGTTCTTTTTGTTTGAAAAGAGCTTCGATGATATTCGTAAGTCCGGGTTCAAGGATCTTGAGCCGATCAGCGGATATAATGAAGATTATCATATTCTGCAAACCACGAAGGAAGAGGGCATTATGCGCCCGTTGCGTAATCATCTGGTTGCTGCTGGTATTCCTGTAGAAAACACCAAAGGTGAGGCGGAGGCAGGCCAAGAGGAATTAAACATTCGATATGGGCTTGCAATGGAGTGTGCTGAATATCATACGATAGCAAAACACGCTGTCAAAGAGATCGCCTGGCAGCAGGGTAGGGCAGCCACCTTCTTGCCAAAATGGCACCATGATAAAGTTGGTTCATCTTCTCATATACATCAATCTTTATGGACAAAGGATGGTGAAAGTGCGTTTTTTGACAAAGATAAAAAATACGGAATGTCTGACATCATGCGCCACTATGTTGCTGGACTTTTAACCCACGCAAGCGATGCAACATACTTTTTAGCTCCCTATATTAACTCCTATAAACGTTTTGCGCCGGGCACTTTTGCGCCGACAAAGATCACCTGGTCTGTCGATAACAGAACTTCTGCCTTTCGTCTTTGCGGTGAGGGGACATTAGGAGTTCGGATTGAATGTCGTATTGGTGGTTCGGATTTAAACCCTTATCTTGCGATAGCTGCGCAACTCGCTGCGGGCATAAAGGGTATTGAAGACAAACTCGAACTTGCGCCGCCAAGCGATGGTGATGTGTATAAAAGCGAAAAACTGGAAGATATCCCGACCTCATTACGGGCGGCGGCTGAAATGTTGCGGAATTCCAAAATGTTGCGTGAAGCGATGGGTGATGACGTTATTGATCACTATGTTCGTGCGGCCACTTGGGAGCAAGAAGAATTTGATAGAGTTGTAACTGATTATGAAGTTGCACGTGGTTTTGAAAGGTCGTAA
- a CDS encoding TRAP transporter substrate-binding protein, which produces MTTSRRTFIKGAAIAAPAAALATPALAQSKIKWRLQTYAGAALAEHVIKPAIDSFNKIAGDEMEIELFYADQLVPTGELFRAMQKGTIDAVQSDDDSMASPTEVTVFGGYFPFGSRYSLDVPVLFNQYGLGEIWDQEYSAVGVKHISAGAWDPCHFATKKPINSLEDLKGLRVFTFPTAGRFLSQFGVIPVTLPWEDIETAVQTGELDGVAWSGITEDYTVGWADVTDYFLTNNISGAWAGSFFANMDRWNELPPHLQELFKVCTDQSHYYRQWWYWGGEADLRVNGTKMKLTTIPDEEWAPVEAAAVKFWDEIAAESETKAKVVEIFRKYNSDMQKAGRPYR; this is translated from the coding sequence ATGACGACTTCAAGACGGACCTTTATTAAGGGAGCTGCCATTGCAGCGCCAGCAGCTGCATTGGCAACGCCAGCTCTTGCGCAATCTAAGATCAAATGGCGATTACAAACTTATGCAGGTGCTGCACTTGCAGAACATGTGATAAAACCTGCGATAGACAGCTTTAACAAAATTGCTGGCGACGAGATGGAAATTGAACTGTTCTATGCAGATCAGCTCGTACCAACAGGTGAATTATTCCGTGCGATGCAAAAGGGCACTATTGATGCGGTGCAATCTGATGATGATTCAATGGCATCGCCAACGGAAGTGACAGTGTTCGGTGGTTATTTTCCATTTGGAAGCCGCTATTCGCTAGATGTTCCAGTTCTATTTAATCAATATGGTTTGGGCGAGATTTGGGATCAGGAATATTCAGCAGTTGGTGTGAAGCACATTTCAGCTGGTGCTTGGGACCCATGTCACTTCGCTACCAAAAAACCAATTAATTCACTCGAGGATTTGAAAGGACTGCGCGTCTTTACATTCCCAACGGCGGGTCGGTTCCTGTCCCAATTTGGCGTCATCCCCGTCACGCTACCTTGGGAAGATATTGAAACTGCCGTGCAAACTGGCGAGCTTGATGGTGTTGCGTGGTCAGGTATCACCGAAGATTACACGGTCGGCTGGGCTGATGTGACGGACTACTTCCTAACCAACAATATTTCTGGTGCATGGGCTGGTTCATTCTTTGCCAATATGGATCGTTGGAATGAGTTACCTCCACATCTTCAAGAACTGTTCAAAGTCTGTACAGATCAAAGCCATTACTATCGTCAGTGGTGGTATTGGGGTGGTGAAGCAGACCTTCGCGTGAATGGCACAAAGATGAAGCTTACAACTATTCCAGATGAAGAGTGGGCACCAGTAGAAGCTGCTGCTGTTAAATTCTGGGATGAAATTGCTGCAGAATCTGAAACAAAAGCAAAAGTGGTTGAAATCTTCCGCAAATATAATTCGGATATGCAAAAAGCTGGCCGTCCTTATAGATAG
- a CDS encoding N-formylglutamate amidohydrolase yields the protein MSEEIVDHIRNNSQAPVFFVCEHASSFIPECFNELGLVDPARSSHIAWDPGAEAVTRILADRFNAPAVINRISRLVYDCNRPPDAIDAVPQKSEIFEVPGNKNLSGAQITNRVENYYLPFKRTLEKAIEEHQVAPMLVTIHSFTPVYNGQKRDVEIGLLHDDDSRVVDAMLNSIAGYQEFNIRRNEPYGPSDGVTHTIRLHGVEKGLLNVMIEVRNDLLTCHKDCTSIADTLESLISAALGQLAKDKTTKAVVL from the coding sequence ATGAGCGAAGAAATTGTTGATCATATCCGTAATAATTCGCAGGCTCCGGTCTTCTTTGTGTGTGAACACGCAAGTTCCTTTATCCCTGAATGTTTCAACGAACTCGGGCTTGTCGATCCAGCGCGTAGCAGTCACATTGCATGGGATCCAGGAGCAGAAGCGGTAACTCGTATACTGGCCGATCGATTTAATGCACCAGCTGTGATTAATCGTATTTCACGCTTAGTCTATGATTGCAATCGTCCGCCGGATGCGATTGATGCGGTTCCGCAAAAAAGCGAAATATTTGAAGTTCCGGGAAACAAAAATCTTTCTGGCGCTCAAATCACAAATCGCGTTGAGAACTATTATTTACCGTTTAAACGTACTTTAGAAAAAGCCATCGAAGAACATCAAGTCGCTCCAATGTTGGTGACTATTCATAGTTTTACGCCAGTTTATAATGGTCAGAAACGAGACGTTGAAATTGGCCTGCTGCATGATGATGATTCTCGTGTCGTTGATGCGATGTTAAATTCCATTGCAGGCTATCAAGAGTTCAATATTAGGCGAAATGAACCATATGGACCCAGTGACGGTGTAACTCATACCATTCGATTACATGGTGTTGAAAAAGGTTTGCTCAATGTCATGATTGAAGTGCGAAATGACCTGTTGACGTGTCACAAGGATTGCACATCAATAGCCGATACTTTGGAAAGCCTTATATCGGCTGCTCTTGGCCAGCTGGCAAAAGATAAAACGACGAAAGCGGTGGTTTTATGA
- a CDS encoding xanthine dehydrogenase family protein subunit M, translating to MIPAAFEYHRPNSIDDAIKIIVEHGDEARVIAGGHSLIPMMKLRMADLSHLVDLQAISELKGINIAGNIVTVGATTTQHEMIASKELAKAAPIIVEAALQIADPQVRYVGTIGGNVANGDPGNDMPGLMQCLDATYTLVGPNGSRTVAARDFYEAAYFTAREEEEILTSISFSAPSGGYAYEKQKRKIGDYATAAAGVLITKKGATCSHASIALTNLGDTPIYCEEATAILNGSDLSADVLEAATVAAVNTCDPGEDNRGPIEFKKHAAKIVILRAIKRAIERA from the coding sequence ATGATACCAGCAGCATTTGAATACCATCGCCCAAATTCTATCGATGACGCGATTAAAATTATCGTAGAACATGGCGACGAAGCGCGGGTTATCGCAGGTGGGCACAGTTTGATCCCCATGATGAAATTGCGGATGGCTGATCTTTCACATCTGGTTGATCTACAGGCGATTAGCGAGCTGAAAGGCATCAACATTGCCGGCAATATTGTAACGGTAGGCGCCACAACAACTCAACATGAAATGATAGCCAGCAAAGAGCTCGCAAAAGCCGCACCAATCATTGTCGAAGCTGCACTTCAAATTGCAGATCCGCAAGTTAGATATGTTGGCACAATCGGCGGCAATGTTGCCAACGGTGACCCGGGAAATGATATGCCAGGCCTCATGCAATGCCTAGACGCCACCTATACACTCGTAGGGCCAAATGGCTCTCGAACCGTGGCGGCACGCGACTTCTATGAGGCTGCATATTTTACCGCTCGAGAAGAAGAAGAAATTCTAACATCCATCTCCTTCTCAGCACCATCTGGTGGTTATGCCTATGAAAAGCAAAAGCGTAAAATTGGCGATTACGCGACCGCTGCTGCTGGTGTTTTGATTACCAAAAAAGGCGCGACATGTAGCCATGCGTCGATAGCATTAACCAACCTTGGGGACACACCCATTTATTGCGAGGAAGCAACAGCAATCCTCAACGGCTCTGATTTAAGTGCCGATGTCTTAGAAGCTGCCACAGTTGCAGCAGTCAACACCTGTGACCCTGGCGAGGACAATCGTGGTCCAATTGAATTTAAAAAACATGCAGCAAAAATCGTGATTCTCCGTGCCATCAAGCGCGCGATTGAACGCGCTTAG